A DNA window from Rhipicephalus sanguineus isolate Rsan-2018 chromosome 8, BIME_Rsan_1.4, whole genome shotgun sequence contains the following coding sequences:
- the LOC125759501 gene encoding uncharacterized protein LOC125759501, whose product MLVCNPFQHPVTLLRGESLGRVDPVDPFHIIETSDDTPCYELDALTSPVKRTSASSSTSPSSDILESVLDADLPPPYRMQVLELLQNFRSSFDCDQTRWGRTENVSHSVHTGSHPPLRQRPYRVSAAEHFPTHLVRLREILTCLTTAGLQLNIKKCRFAARKLTILGHVVSKDGVLPDPAKLRAVAEFPKPTTLKALRSFVGLCSYFRRFVRSIGHSF is encoded by the exons ATGCTTGTGTGCAATCCGTTTCAGCACCCCGTCACCTTGCTTCGAGGAGAATCTCTTGGTCGTGTTGATCCTGTTGATCCGTTTCACATCATCGAGACTTCGGATGACACGCCTTGTTATgagctcgacgcccttacttctCCCGTTAAGCGCACTTCTGCATCATCATCAACTTCGCCTTCATCAGACATCTTGGAATCTGTCTTGGATGCCGACCTGCCACCTCCGTACCGCATGCAAGTACTCGAGCTTCTGCAGAATTTTCGCtcatcgtttgattgcgatcAAACGCGCTGGGGCCGCACGGAGAACGTCAGTCACAGCGTCCACACAGGTTCTCATCCTCCATTACGGCAGCGACCATACCGTGTGTCGGCAGCCGAGC attttccgACGCACCTTGTTCGCTTGCGTGAGATACTGACCTGCCTCACCACTGCCGGCCTCCagctcaacatcaaaaagtgccgtttcgccgCCCGCAAGCTAACAATATTGGGACACGTTGTTTCGAAGGATGGTGTGCTTCctgacccagccaagcttcgcgccgtcgccgagtttcccaagcccacAACCCTTAAGgcgcttcgcagctttgtaggcctctgctcgtatttccggcgctttgtac GATCCATCGGCCACAGCTTCTAG